The following coding sequences are from one Virgibacillus necropolis window:
- the menB gene encoding 1,4-dihydroxy-2-naphthoyl-CoA synthase, producing the protein MSVQWEEVKNYKEIIYEKYDGVAKVTMNRPEKHNAFTPLTVNEMYDAFADARDDSSIGVIILAGAGDKAFCSGGDQSVRGHGGYVGEDQVPRLNVLDLQRLIRVIPKPVIAMVSGYAIGGGHVLHLVCDLTIAADNAVFGQTGPKVGSFDAGYGAGLLARTVGQKKAKEIWYLCRQYSADEALDMGLINTVVPLEELETETMQWCTEILEKSPTALRFLKASFTADTDGLAGLQQMGGDATLLYYTTDEAKEGRDAFKEKRKPDFKQFPRFP; encoded by the coding sequence ATGAGTGTTCAATGGGAAGAAGTAAAAAACTATAAAGAAATTATTTATGAAAAATATGACGGTGTGGCCAAAGTAACAATGAATCGTCCTGAAAAGCATAATGCTTTTACGCCACTTACAGTAAACGAAATGTATGATGCTTTTGCAGATGCGCGAGATGATTCATCAATTGGTGTAATTATTTTAGCGGGTGCTGGCGACAAGGCATTTTGTTCTGGTGGAGATCAATCTGTACGAGGACATGGTGGATATGTTGGGGAAGACCAAGTACCTCGTTTAAATGTATTGGATTTACAGCGTTTAATTCGTGTTATTCCAAAGCCAGTCATTGCGATGGTTTCTGGCTATGCAATTGGAGGAGGACATGTCCTACACCTAGTTTGTGACTTAACAATCGCTGCCGATAACGCTGTCTTTGGACAAACTGGGCCTAAAGTTGGAAGCTTTGATGCAGGGTATGGAGCAGGACTTTTAGCGCGTACAGTTGGTCAAAAGAAAGCAAAAGAAATTTGGTACTTATGTCGTCAATACAGTGCAGACGAAGCATTGGATATGGGACTGATCAATACAGTCGTTCCTTTAGAAGAACTAGAGACAGAAACAATGCAGTGGTGCACAGAAATTCTAGAAAAATCACCTACAGCATTACGTTTCCTAAAAGCATCATTTACTGCAGATACTGATGGATTAGCAGGTTTGCAGCAAATGGGTGGCGACGCAACACTTCTTTATTACACGACAGATGAGGCAAAAGAAGGTCGCGATGCATTTAAGGAAAAAAGAAAACCAGATTTTAAACAATTTCCACGTTTCCCGTGA
- a CDS encoding YjcZ family sporulation protein has product MGYGYDDYNGGKGFALIVVLFILLIIVGAGMFDNKFDNKFDDKKHY; this is encoded by the coding sequence ATGGGCTATGGTTATGATGATTATAATGGCGGTAAAGGCTTTGCATTAATCGTTGTATTGTTTATCTTGCTTATCATTGTTGGCGCGGGAATGTTCGATAACAAATTCGATAACAAATTTGATGACAAAAAGCATTATTAA
- a CDS encoding DMT family transporter has protein sequence MNTTWIKVFVAAFFEVFWVIGLKHADDFWAWTGTVISIIISFYLMIVAGRKIPVGTVYAVFVGMGTAGTVFSEIIFFGEPFKIGKIILISLLLVGVIGLKLVTKDKVEEGADS, from the coding sequence ATGAATACAACCTGGATTAAAGTGTTTGTAGCTGCTTTTTTTGAAGTATTTTGGGTTATTGGCTTAAAACACGCAGATGACTTTTGGGCCTGGACTGGAACTGTTATTTCTATCATTATCAGTTTCTATTTAATGATAGTGGCTGGACGAAAAATCCCCGTGGGAACTGTTTATGCAGTTTTTGTAGGAATGGGTACAGCAGGAACCGTCTTTTCCGAAATTATCTTCTTTGGAGAACCATTTAAAATAGGCAAAATAATTTTGATCTCACTTTTATTAGTGGGTGTAATTGGTTTGAAATTAGTTACAAAAGACAAAGTTGAGGAAGGGGCTGATTCATAA
- a CDS encoding DMT family transporter — MAWVSLILAGLFEMFGVAMINKLHKDHNWQSLVLLFSGFGASFLFLAFAMKTLPMGTAYAIWTGIGASGGAVLGMLLYGESKDWKRVVFIAMVLGSAIGLKLVS, encoded by the coding sequence ATGGCATGGGTTTCTTTAATTTTGGCAGGGTTATTTGAGATGTTTGGTGTTGCAATGATAAATAAATTGCATAAGGATCATAATTGGCAATCCTTAGTTCTGTTATTCTCTGGATTTGGAGCAAGTTTTCTATTTCTTGCTTTTGCGATGAAAACACTACCTATGGGAACTGCCTATGCAATATGGACTGGAATTGGTGCGTCAGGAGGAGCAGTATTAGGAATGCTTTTATACGGGGAATCAAAAGACTGGAAAAGAGTTGTTTTTATTGCAATGGTTCTAGGTTCAGCAATTGGATTGAAGCTCGTATCCTAG
- a CDS encoding o-succinylbenzoate--CoA ligase: MSEIIPHWLTKQASLSPNDTALELEDGSCLTFNDLMQKSQSFAKKLASQGVDKGTKVGLFSNNCTEMVIAIHALSYLGAVGVFFNIRLTEKELSFQIKDADVSSILAADGLANQINNMNFSLQILSFADVCKLKEVNVPLATEIALDDAFTIMYTSGTTGNPKGVVHTYGNHWWSATGSALNIGIHSNDKWLAVLPLFHIGGLSLLLKSVIYGMPIYLLEKFDEQKVHHAIMNCQVTIASVVTVMLHRLIDLLGEEDYPKSFRCMLLGGGPAPKGLLEKSKDKRVPVFQSYGMTETSSQIVTLSPKDALRKLGSAGKSLFPAQLKIIDANDEGIGEIVVKGPMVTKGYYKNKQATAKSIQEGWLSTGDLGKLDEEGFLYVVDRRKDLIISGGENIYPSEIESVLSSMVGVKEVGVTGLEDLKWGEVPIAFIVLDDASVTEVEVLQYASKNLAKYKVPKKINFEAELPRNASNKLLRNKLRELMQ; this comes from the coding sequence ATGAGTGAAATTATTCCACATTGGTTAACTAAACAGGCAAGTCTTTCCCCAAATGATACCGCCCTGGAATTAGAAGATGGATCCTGTCTTACATTTAATGACTTAATGCAAAAAAGCCAATCTTTTGCAAAAAAATTGGCAAGTCAAGGTGTAGATAAAGGCACGAAGGTAGGTTTATTTTCAAACAATTGTACTGAAATGGTAATTGCCATCCACGCATTAAGCTACCTTGGAGCGGTAGGAGTCTTCTTTAATATCCGTTTAACAGAAAAAGAGCTCAGCTTTCAAATAAAAGACGCTGATGTCTCATCTATTTTAGCGGCAGATGGCTTGGCAAATCAGATAAATAATATGAATTTTAGTTTGCAAATTCTTTCTTTTGCAGACGTCTGTAAACTCAAAGAAGTGAACGTTCCACTGGCAACAGAAATAGCTTTAGACGATGCCTTTACCATCATGTATACTTCTGGTACTACAGGAAACCCAAAGGGCGTAGTTCATACATACGGAAACCATTGGTGGAGTGCAACAGGATCAGCGCTTAATATTGGCATTCATTCGAATGACAAATGGTTAGCAGTGTTACCGTTATTTCATATTGGAGGACTTTCACTCCTATTAAAAAGTGTAATTTATGGTATGCCCATTTACTTATTGGAAAAATTTGATGAGCAAAAAGTTCACCATGCCATTATGAATTGTCAAGTTACTATTGCCTCTGTAGTAACCGTAATGCTACATCGTCTTATTGATTTACTAGGTGAAGAGGATTATCCTAAATCATTTCGTTGTATGCTTTTAGGTGGTGGGCCTGCTCCGAAAGGATTACTAGAAAAATCAAAAGATAAAAGAGTTCCTGTCTTTCAATCATATGGAATGACAGAAACATCGTCTCAAATTGTCACGCTTAGTCCAAAGGATGCGCTTCGCAAACTTGGTTCAGCTGGAAAATCACTTTTTCCGGCACAGTTAAAAATAATTGATGCAAACGACGAGGGGATAGGAGAAATTGTTGTAAAGGGACCAATGGTTACAAAAGGTTATTATAAAAATAAGCAAGCTACTGCAAAGTCTATCCAAGAAGGATGGTTATCGACTGGTGATTTAGGAAAATTAGATGAAGAGGGATTTCTTTACGTTGTTGACAGGCGTAAAGATTTAATAATATCTGGTGGTGAAAATATTTATCCTTCAGAAATTGAAAGTGTCCTTTCAAGTATGGTTGGAGTGAAAGAAGTCGGCGTTACTGGATTAGAAGATTTGAAATGGGGAGAAGTACCAATCGCGTTTATCGTTTTAGATGACGCATCCGTAACTGAGGTAGAGGTTCTGCAGTATGCATCCAAAAATTTAGCGAAATATAAAGTGCCGAAAAAGATTAATTTTGAAGCTGAATTACCAAGAAATGCATCAAATAAGCTGTTAAGAAATAAATTACGTGAGTTAATGCAGTAA
- a CDS encoding isochorismate synthase, translating into MIETKEKLIESILNKGIQKTTRTNHIQLVSITKKIDAIDPLHFFEAAKQLKEDRTFWSSTAEDFFMIGVGTSYKIEATDNRFGETDEQWRRVKQQAIVYDPYQQPGTGLVAMGGMAFDPGKDRTELWENFSDSEFTIPSYMLTKHGNNHYFTTNVHVSKNDQVEDLANTIDENFTTLLKQSVTMPVNTVIIDKNEIEPEKWKQTVDDATDKIKTSNVEKIVLSREVRVKLNQKAEIATVLHDLLATQTNSYVFAFEHGEDCFVGATPERLIRIENEHLLSTCLAGTAPRGKTVEEDNALANQLFNDKKNRSEHDFVVKMIRKSISPYCTTIEVPNEPTIYPLKNLQHLFTPVTAKVKPDVSLFDIIKQLHPTPALGGVPRQESLQFIREYELMDRGWYGAPIGWVDHNNNGEFAVAIRSGLIQGDAASLFAGCGVVKDSDPEAEYEETNIKFLPMLTVLGG; encoded by the coding sequence ATGATTGAAACTAAGGAAAAATTAATCGAATCAATACTTAACAAAGGTATACAAAAAACAACAAGAACAAATCATATACAGTTGGTTAGTATTACAAAAAAAATAGATGCGATTGATCCCCTTCATTTTTTTGAAGCTGCAAAGCAATTGAAAGAGGATCGCACTTTTTGGTCAAGCACAGCTGAGGATTTCTTCATGATAGGTGTAGGAACTTCCTATAAAATAGAAGCTACAGATAATCGTTTTGGCGAAACAGATGAACAATGGCGAAGAGTGAAACAACAAGCTATTGTTTATGATCCTTATCAACAGCCAGGGACAGGATTAGTAGCAATGGGTGGAATGGCATTTGACCCTGGTAAAGACAGAACAGAACTATGGGAAAACTTTTCTGATAGCGAGTTCACTATTCCATCCTATATGTTAACAAAACATGGGAACAACCATTATTTTACAACAAATGTTCACGTATCAAAAAATGATCAAGTAGAAGATCTGGCAAATACTATCGACGAAAATTTCACTACGTTATTGAAGCAATCTGTAACTATGCCTGTAAATACAGTTATCATTGACAAAAATGAAATTGAACCCGAGAAGTGGAAACAAACAGTTGATGATGCGACTGATAAAATTAAAACGAGTAACGTCGAAAAGATTGTACTTTCAAGAGAGGTGCGGGTAAAGCTAAATCAGAAAGCAGAAATAGCAACCGTTTTACATGACTTATTAGCAACACAGACTAACAGCTATGTGTTTGCCTTTGAACATGGTGAAGATTGTTTTGTCGGTGCTACTCCTGAAAGGCTTATCAGAATAGAAAATGAACATTTACTCTCTACCTGTCTTGCTGGAACAGCTCCAAGAGGAAAGACAGTGGAAGAAGACAATGCACTAGCTAATCAATTGTTTAATGATAAAAAAAATCGCAGTGAGCATGACTTCGTTGTAAAAATGATTAGGAAGTCTATTAGCCCGTATTGTACAACGATAGAAGTACCAAATGAACCAACAATCTATCCATTAAAAAATTTGCAACATTTATTTACGCCGGTGACAGCAAAGGTAAAGCCTGATGTAAGTTTATTTGATATTATTAAACAGTTGCACCCAACACCTGCACTAGGTGGTGTACCTAGGCAGGAATCATTACAGTTTATTCGTGAATATGAACTAATGGATAGAGGATGGTATGGAGCACCTATTGGCTGGGTTGACCATAATAATAATGGTGAATTCGCTGTAGCAATTCGTTCTGGTTTAATACAAGGTGACGCGGCATCTTTGTTTGCTGGGTGTGGTGTGGTAAAAGATTCTGACCCTGAGGCAGAATACGAAGAAACGAATATCAAATTTCTACCGATGCTAACTGTTTTAGGGGGTTAA
- the speG gene encoding spermidine N1-acetyltransferase — protein MSKNPRLRPLEREDLEFVHELNNDADIMSYWFEEPYEAYMELQDLYDKHIHDQGERRFILEKDTQKLGVVELVEIDHIHRRAEFQIIVDPKFQGNGYAVVATYLAMDYAFAVLNLHKLYLVVDKKNEKAIHVYEKVGFSFEGELKDEFFVNGSYHNAIRMCIFQQNYLENRSK, from the coding sequence ATGAGTAAAAATCCTAGGTTGCGTCCATTAGAACGGGAAGATTTGGAGTTTGTTCATGAACTTAACAATGATGCGGACATCATGTCTTATTGGTTTGAAGAACCTTATGAAGCTTATATGGAGTTACAAGACTTATATGATAAGCATATACATGATCAAGGTGAGCGCCGTTTTATACTGGAAAAGGACACTCAGAAACTTGGAGTGGTTGAGCTGGTGGAGATTGACCATATTCATCGTAGAGCAGAATTTCAAATTATCGTTGACCCAAAATTTCAGGGCAATGGTTATGCTGTAGTTGCAACTTATTTAGCAATGGACTACGCTTTTGCTGTATTAAATTTGCATAAACTTTATTTAGTAGTTGATAAGAAAAACGAAAAAGCGATTCATGTTTATGAAAAAGTTGGTTTTTCATTCGAAGGTGAACTGAAGGACGAATTTTTTGTTAACGGTAGCTATCATAACGCTATAAGAATGTGTATTTTCCAACAAAATTATCTAGAAAATCGGTCTAAGTAA
- the menH gene encoding 2-succinyl-6-hydroxy-2,4-cyclohexadiene-1-carboxylate synthase — protein sequence MASEGKRFINTDSSDYWCEVSGQGDPILLLHGFTGNTATWSKLVSLLERNHQVITIDLPGHGKTRVDSPKTMMDCCQDIKLIIEQLGYEKVNLLGYSMGGRTALSFAVTYPELVRSLVLESASPGLEQEEDRIARIKNDQKLAERIRTGGLESFVDFWGSLPLFESQKKLPDLIQQSIREERLSQHEEGLVMSLTYMGNGVQPSWWDNLNSLTIPVLLLVGEWDLKFINLNEAMQNRLPISNLVIVEKAGHAIHVEQSDFFGKIVSEFILDKN from the coding sequence ATGGCGAGTGAAGGTAAAAGGTTTATAAACACTGATTCATCTGATTATTGGTGTGAAGTAAGCGGTCAAGGCGATCCAATACTGCTACTACATGGATTTACCGGAAATACTGCCACCTGGTCTAAGCTTGTTTCATTGTTAGAAAGAAACCATCAAGTTATTACCATCGATTTACCCGGACATGGGAAAACGAGAGTTGATTCACCAAAAACGATGATGGATTGTTGTCAGGATATAAAGTTAATTATCGAGCAGCTTGGTTACGAAAAGGTTAATCTACTTGGCTATTCCATGGGCGGGAGAACCGCATTGTCATTTGCGGTCACGTATCCTGAACTCGTCCGATCTCTTGTATTAGAAAGTGCTTCACCGGGACTTGAGCAGGAGGAGGATCGGATAGCTAGAATAAAAAACGATCAAAAACTGGCGGAACGAATTAGGACAGGGGGCCTTGAGTCCTTTGTTGACTTTTGGGGAAGTCTTCCACTTTTTGAATCGCAAAAGAAGCTACCAGATTTGATACAACAATCTATTCGTGAAGAACGGTTATCCCAGCATGAAGAAGGTTTGGTCATGTCTTTAACGTATATGGGAAACGGAGTGCAGCCATCTTGGTGGGATAATCTTAATTCCTTAACTATACCTGTTTTACTACTAGTTGGGGAATGGGATTTGAAATTTATTAATTTGAACGAAGCCATGCAGAATCGACTTCCAATCAGTAATTTAGTGATTGTAGAAAAAGCAGGCCATGCAATTCATGTGGAACAATCCGATTTTTTTGGTAAGATAGTAAGTGAGTTTATTTTAGACAAAAACTAA
- the menD gene encoding 2-succinyl-5-enolpyruvyl-6-hydroxy-3-cyclohexene-1-carboxylic-acid synthase has translation MSHTEDLTRYTANFVDELVRSGLTEVVISPGSRSTPLAMTIVEHPGMKQWVIIDERSAAFFALGMAKQLNRPVAIVCTSGTAAANYFPAIVEAYYSRVPLVVLTADRPHELRDVGAPQSIDQLKMYGDYVKWFHEMGLPDADPKMLNYARSKASRAIHVANEGNAGPVHVNIPFREPLIPDFTLENVWGNKDSSMHFPTIDGKKRVDHTQLSYLLEKFANKKRGLIVCGPQTNRDFAESVSELASKWQIPVLADPLSQVRAGQHHKDLVIEGYDAFLRNETVRKKMKPDFIIRFGAMPVSKPYLFYVKDHKDVEQYIVEEHSGYREPAGNRTEFIFSDSQGLCEDLLAMDKEMLFDKEWLEDWQRMNQTAKKYLINPTHTETVTEGEAVKCLMEVIPDESFLYVGNSMAVRDLDTFFMTTPKQLDVLANRGANGIDGMVSSGLGAAANGQPTTLLLGDLSFFHDMNGLLAAKHYKINLTIVLINNDGGGIFSFLPQQQQKDQFELLFGTAHGIDFSHAIEMYGGKHQIVTSEKDLEDVLFASYKHEGLSVVEVKTDRTSNMEWHRVQWKQIETELSNGE, from the coding sequence ATGAGTCATACGGAAGATTTAACACGTTATACTGCAAACTTTGTAGATGAATTGGTAAGAAGCGGTCTTACTGAAGTAGTCATTTCACCGGGATCAAGGTCAACCCCGCTGGCTATGACCATTGTAGAGCATCCTGGTATGAAACAATGGGTCATCATTGATGAGCGTTCAGCCGCATTTTTTGCATTGGGAATGGCCAAACAACTAAACCGACCAGTAGCAATTGTTTGCACATCTGGGACAGCCGCCGCAAATTATTTTCCAGCAATAGTAGAGGCTTATTATAGCCGAGTGCCATTAGTTGTATTAACAGCTGATCGCCCACATGAATTGCGAGATGTTGGAGCGCCACAGTCGATTGATCAGCTAAAGATGTATGGAGATTATGTAAAATGGTTTCACGAGATGGGATTGCCTGATGCTGATCCTAAGATGTTAAATTACGCAAGGAGTAAGGCATCCCGAGCAATTCATGTTGCAAACGAAGGAAATGCAGGCCCCGTACATGTAAATATACCGTTCAGAGAGCCGTTAATTCCTGATTTCACGTTAGAAAATGTGTGGGGGAATAAAGATAGCTCCATGCATTTTCCAACAATTGATGGAAAAAAGCGTGTAGATCATACACAGTTATCTTATTTGCTTGAAAAATTTGCTAATAAAAAGCGCGGACTTATCGTTTGTGGGCCGCAAACGAATAGAGATTTTGCGGAATCTGTTTCAGAACTAGCTTCTAAATGGCAAATACCAGTATTAGCCGATCCTTTATCACAAGTAAGAGCAGGACAACATCATAAGGATTTGGTTATCGAAGGGTATGATGCTTTTTTACGAAATGAAACTGTCCGCAAAAAAATGAAACCAGATTTCATTATTCGCTTTGGGGCCATGCCAGTTTCAAAACCGTATCTTTTTTACGTAAAAGATCACAAGGACGTTGAGCAATATATTGTGGAAGAACATAGTGGATATCGTGAGCCAGCAGGTAACCGGACCGAATTTATTTTTTCTGATTCACAGGGTCTATGTGAGGATCTTTTGGCGATGGACAAGGAAATGCTGTTTGATAAGGAATGGCTTGAAGACTGGCAACGAATGAATCAGACAGCGAAGAAATATTTAATTAATCCTACGCATACGGAGACAGTTACAGAGGGAGAAGCGGTAAAATGCTTAATGGAAGTTATTCCAGATGAAAGTTTTTTATACGTTGGAAATAGTATGGCAGTTCGCGATCTAGATACATTTTTTATGACAACACCAAAACAATTAGATGTACTAGCAAATCGTGGCGCGAACGGAATTGATGGAATGGTTTCGAGTGGTCTTGGTGCCGCAGCTAATGGTCAGCCAACGACATTACTTTTAGGTGACCTATCCTTTTTCCATGATATGAACGGTTTACTTGCTGCTAAGCATTACAAGATTAATTTAACGATTGTATTAATTAATAATGATGGTGGCGGGATTTTTTCATTCCTACCCCAACAACAGCAAAAAGATCAGTTTGAGTTATTATTTGGAACTGCACACGGCATTGACTTTTCACATGCAATTGAAATGTACGGAGGGAAACATCAAATTGTAACGAGTGAAAAGGATTTAGAAGACGTATTGTTTGCGAGTTACAAGCATGAGGGCTTATCTGTCGTAGAAGTGAAAACAGATCGAACAAGTAATATGGAATGGCACCGGGTGCAATGGAAACAAATTGAAACGGAGCTTTCAAATGGCGAGTGA